In the Theobroma cacao cultivar B97-61/B2 chromosome 1, Criollo_cocoa_genome_V2, whole genome shotgun sequence genome, one interval contains:
- the LOC18611218 gene encoding cytochrome P450 81E8, with protein sequence MFFIQAISSTPRRISFIQKFPFSVLHHHPSMEQTLLCSLASVLFLLVAIKFLLQARKHKNLPPSPFALPILGHLHLLKEPLHRTLFTLSQKHGPIFSLRFGSRLAVVITSPSAVEECFNKNDITLANRPRLIMGKYVGYNYTILALASYGDHWRNLRRLATLEILSSNNLSMSSSIRRDEINSLIRRLYRVSVNGFAKVELKTLFAELTFNIIMRIVAGKRYYGDEVRGSEEARGFRAMIEELFELAVSSYPGDFLPLLSWVDYNGYIKKVKLVAKNADAFTQGLIDEHRRNKGNLELKNTMISHLLTLQKSQPEYYTDEIIKGLVLVMLLAGTDTTAVTLEWAMSNLLNHPRILEKARAELDAQIGQEQWVEETDLSKLHYLQNIISETLRLYPAAPLLVPHLASDYCTVGGYDLPPETIVFVNAWAIQRNPELWEDSTSFKPERFEGTEGTTHNKLMPFGLGRRACPGVGLAHRVVGVALGSLIQCFEWEKVSDKEIDMTEGTGLTMPKVEPLEAMCKRRHIINKQLVEVN encoded by the exons ATGTTTTTCATCCAAGCAATTTCTTCAACGCCACGCCGTATCTCCTTTATacaaaaattcccattttcaGTCTTGCATCATCATCCAAGCATGGAACAAACTTTACTATGTTCATTGGCTTCCGTTCTGTTTCTCCTTGTTGCTATCAAGTTCTTGCTACAAGCAAGGAAACATAAAAATCTTCCACCAAGCCCTTTTGCTCTTCCTATTCTTGGCCATCTCCATCTCCTCAAAGAACCCCTCCACCGAACACTCTTCACTCTCTCACAAAAACATGGTCCGATCTTCTCTCTCCGCTTCGGTTCTCGCCTCGCGGTTGTAATAACATCACCGTCTGCCGTCGAAGAATGCTTCAACAAAAACGATATCACCTTAGCAAACCGTCCTCGTTTGATCATGGGAAAGTATGTAGGCTACAACTACACCATCCTCGCGTTAGCTTCGTACGGTGATCACTGGCGCAACCTTCGTCGCCTAGCTACGCTTGAAATCTTGTCATCGAATAACTTAAGCATGTCTTCAAGCATTCGGAGAGATGAAATCAATAGTTTAATCCGTAGATTATACCGTGTTTCGGTCAATGGTTTTGCCAAGGTAGAGCTGAAAACCTTGTTCGCGGAGCTGACATTTAATATTATCATGAGAATAGTTGCAGGGAAGCGGTATTACGGTGATGAGGTGAGAGGAAGTGAAGAAGCAAGAGGGTTCAGGGCGATGATAGAGGAGCTTTTTGAATTGGCAGTTTCGTCATATCCTGGAGATTTCTTGCCATTGCTGAGTTGGGTCGACTATAACGGTTACATAAAAAAAGTCAAGTTAGTAGCTAAAAATGCAGACGCATTTACACAAGGTTTGATTGATGAGCATAGAAGAAATAAAGGTAATTTGGAGCTAAAGAACACAATGATTAGCCATTTGCTCACTCTGCAAAAGTCACAGCCTGAATACTACACGGATGAAATCATCAAGGGTCTCGTACTG GTCATGCTACTTGCTGGCACAGATACAACAGCGGTAACATTGGAGTGGGCAATGTCAAATTTACTTAACCATCCTCGCATTTTAGAAAAAGCTAGAGCTGAATTAGACGCTCAAATTGGCCAAGAACAGTGGGTAGAAGAAACAGATTTGTCCAAATTACATTACTTACAGAACATCATTTCTGAGACCTTGCGATTGTATCCAGCAGCTCCCCTGCTAGTTCCGCATCTGGCATCGGATTATTGTACTGTAGGGGGATATGATCTACCACCTGAAACTATAGTATTCGTAAATGCATGGGCTATTCAAAGGAACCCAGAGTTATGGGAAGATTCAACAAGTTTTAAGCCTGAGAGATTTGAAGGTACAGAAGGTACGACTCATAATAAACTAATGCCATTTGGGTTGGGAAGAAGAGCTTGCCCTGGCGTGGGACTAGCCCATCGTGTGGTTGGTGTGGCCTTGGGATCATTGATCCAATGCTTCGAATGGGAGAAGGTGAGTGACAAGGAAATTGACATGACCGAAGGAACAGGTCTCACCATGCCAAAAGTTGAACCACTGGAAGCCATGTGTAAACGACGTCATATAATTAATAAGCAGCTTGTTGAAGTTAATTAG